The Ipomoea triloba cultivar NCNSP0323 chromosome 4, ASM357664v1 DNA segment TGTATGAGGTCTGTTTATGTCTATGATGGAGCAGAAACTTTGCTCTCGTCATTGGTTCATAATCCATAAGCCAGTCCTCATCACTGGGATATAGAGTACCTTCTCCACCTCTATGTTTGCTAGGGAACTTCTTGACATTACTCGGGTAAGAGTTCGGTCTTCCCTGAGGCATACCCTTGCGTTGCCTCTGTGAGTAATGTTGCCTCTTATTGCCTTGGAATTTCCCTTTAGATTGGTTATTTCCAAGTGGTTGACCATTTGCGATACGACCATGATGGTTCGGTACGCGAGGTCTATACCGAGGGGTCTGATGACTTCTCGGGTTACCGTTTTGGAAATTCCCTCTCGTAGGTTCCACAATACGTGTTTCAGTCGAATCATTAGATCGActcgttgattgtggttctgttccatttgtggcgttaatcactggctcaagattttcagtttgtccttGGACAAAGACGGAACTTAAACCTCCACTAGTAGAAGGGTCAGTTGGTCGTGTTAAGAGAACATGTTGATAAGAGCTGGAGTTATAACCGAGTCTGGTTCTACTCCctgatggtctttgatcatctaccattcgatccattaatctggatgaatttgtaaatgtcgCAAGTACCGCACGCAAATTTTTCTCTCTATCATCCTTCGCTTTACACTCTTCCTCGAGAAGATGAACTTGCTTCTCAAGCTAGCTTATAGATTCAAGCATCTCAGCATTTTTGGACCTCAAGTCCTCAagatcttgtctttctgccAATAGCTTGGCATTCTCTTCTTTGAGTTTTAAGTGTGAATCCTCAATACCATCAAAactcttcatcattctttcgaaTGCTTCCCTAGGGTTTTCATGATATGTGGATTCGGAACTATAATTAGAAGAGTGGTTTTGTgaagttacctcttcttcatctgccaTAAGGCACAACTCTTCATCTGAGTCCTCTTGACTGAAAAGACACAGTagtcctttctcatcttccgaACTGTCACTTTCTAAACTAGAGCTGGAAGTGCATGACTCGTCGTTCTTTTCCCCTGACTTCTCTTCTACAGCTAGAGCCTTCCTTCGCCTATCATTCTTCTGGTTTTTGTTTGGCTCTTCGTCAGCATCATTTGATGCACTCTTCGGGTTGTGATAGTTTCCCGAATTCTTCTTGTAGTTGTGCTCGTCCTGATGCTTCTTGACGATGGGATATGGACATTCAGCTTTGAAATGTCCAGGTTTTCGGCAGTTATAACACAACACTTGTATTTCATCCTTCTCATGTGTTCTAGATCCGCTAGCCTTGTCATTGCTACGGTACTTCATTCTTCTCGTCTTGTCAGAGTTATCATAGGATTGATTCTTTTGCATGAATCTTTTGAACCTTCTCATGAACAAAGCAAGCTGATCGTCAGTGAAAAAATCAGATGAGGGGTTAGTATTCGACCttggtgttgatgatgaaggCTGATGATTTGCAACTAAGGCTATGTTTCTCGTTTCAGGTCCTTCATCATTTTGAGCTTCCTTCTCGAACTCGTAGGCTTTCAGA contains these protein-coding regions:
- the LOC116015723 gene encoding uncharacterized protein LOC116015723, translating into MEHHRHFLMFNLDKFDDWKVRMQAQLSAMHDEMWDVITDGPIQILQVNPNRVATDPTSPEMIPKEKSLLTTEERTRVNLDNIAKDILYKALDESLFPRVRKCKTAKEIWDVLMLIGDGDEQEKENKLTIAMKKFEDFKLNPKESITEMEARFIKLLMEINDLDEKKLTQKEISLKILRGLPKSWEMKVVAMRDHRDLKTTSTTQIFSDLKAYEFEKEAQNDEGPETRNIALVANHQPSSSTPRSNTNPSSDFFTDDQLALFMRRFKRFMQKNQSYDNSDKTRRMKYRSNDKASGSRTHEKDEIQVLCYNCRKPGHFKAECPYPIVKKHQDEHNYKKNSGNYHNPKSASNDADEEPNKNQKNDRRRKALAVEEKSGEKNDESCTSSSSLESDSSEDEKGLLCLFSQEDSDEELCLMADEEEVTSQNHSSNYSSESTYHENPREAFERMMKSFDGIEDSHLKLKEENAKLLAERQDLEDLRSKNAEMLESIS